Proteins encoded by one window of Paenibacillus sp. DCT19:
- a CDS encoding ABC transporter substrate-binding protein — protein MRWRKMIGLLLLCVTLIAITACGSKEAGPAQSNGGTNTENSSEGDNVALRDVKVVLDWTPNTNHTGLYAAVDQGFYEAEGLNVEIVQPGAGGADTMVASNEVPFGVSYQESVTQARTQGVPLVSIAAVIQHNTSGFAAPTDRNIKSPKDFEGKTYGGWGSPVEEAVMQSIMEGEGADVSKVKNINMGDADFFTAVKRDIDFAWIFYAWTGIEAELRGEPIDMLYVKDYSEALDYYTPVLVTNETTIQNDPELVKAFMKATSEGYQYAIDHPEDAANILIKAVPDLDKDLVIASQKWLSPKYTDDAPRWGEQKQEVWQNYTDWMFSKKLLDEQIDVSKAYTNDFLPQ, from the coding sequence ATGAGATGGCGTAAAATGATCGGCTTGTTGCTCCTATGCGTAACCTTGATTGCAATCACGGCTTGCGGAAGCAAGGAAGCTGGCCCTGCCCAATCTAACGGAGGTACCAACACCGAGAACAGCAGTGAAGGTGATAACGTAGCACTCCGAGACGTTAAAGTTGTACTGGACTGGACACCGAATACGAACCATACCGGCTTATATGCAGCAGTAGATCAAGGATTCTACGAAGCCGAGGGTTTAAACGTGGAGATTGTGCAGCCTGGTGCGGGCGGCGCTGACACGATGGTCGCTTCGAATGAAGTACCTTTTGGTGTAAGTTATCAGGAAAGTGTAACTCAGGCGCGTACCCAAGGTGTACCGCTCGTCTCCATTGCTGCGGTTATTCAGCATAATACATCTGGATTTGCAGCACCGACGGATCGGAACATTAAATCCCCGAAAGACTTCGAAGGTAAAACCTATGGAGGCTGGGGCTCCCCAGTGGAGGAAGCAGTCATGCAATCCATTATGGAGGGCGAAGGCGCTGACGTGTCCAAAGTGAAAAACATTAACATGGGCGACGCGGACTTCTTCACTGCCGTGAAACGAGATATTGATTTTGCCTGGATCTTCTATGCGTGGACTGGGATTGAGGCTGAGCTTCGCGGAGAGCCGATCGACATGTTGTATGTCAAAGACTACTCCGAAGCACTCGATTATTACACGCCTGTATTGGTAACGAATGAAACCACGATTCAGAACGATCCTGAACTGGTTAAAGCGTTCATGAAAGCTACATCCGAAGGGTATCAGTATGCGATTGATCATCCCGAAGACGCCGCTAATATTCTGATCAAAGCCGTACCGGATCTGGATAAGGATCTTGTAATAGCAAGCCAGAAGTGGTTAAGCCCGAAATACACAGATGATGCACCACGCTGGGGCGAACAGAAACAGGAAGTATGGCAGAACTATACGGACTGGATGTTCAGCAAGAAACTGCTGGATGAACAGATCGATGTGAGCAAGGCATATACGAACGACTTTTTACCCCAATAA
- a CDS encoding heavy metal translocating P-type ATPase: MDKPATENTATGSALPPVEGASGLLTTLQITGMTCAACSTRIEKGLSRMEGVNQANVNLAIEQATVRYDPKVININQLRDKVEALGYGTVTESVDLDITGMTCAACSARIEKGLSRLPGVSRANVNLALETGHVEFTAGALKASDITAKIRQLGYGAELQQTGEETSSARERELQRKKWKWMISAALSIPLLWAMVGHFSFTSWIWVPDLFMNPWFQLLLATPVQFVIGWQFYVGAYKALRSGSANMDVLVALGTSAAFFYSLYLTLSSGYLPATTMDHGAMETSTAVMPMVELYYETSAILITLILLGKWFEAVAKGRSSQAIKSLIELAPREARVIRDGQEVVIPASYVAVGDLVLVKPGDSIPVDGIVEEGQSSVDESMLSGESLPVDKKPGDAVTGATLNKNGMLRLRATRVGADTALSQIIKVVEQAQGSKAPIQRIADVISGIFVPIVVGIAAVTFLVWYFFASPGDFAGSLEKAIAVLVIACPCALGLATPTSVMAGSGRAAEYGILFKGGEHLESAQQIQTVVLDKTGTVTQGKPVLTDVVTASDWTETELLERVGAAEQNSEHPLAEAIVEGIQGKGIALSQSDQFENIPGYGVRARVQGQEILVGTRRLLADAKVNVPDGTVAQMNQLEEQGRTAMLVAIDGVWAGIVAVADTIKETSREAVARLQTMGIDVIMITGDNERTARAVAEQAGIRNVLAEVLPEGKAAEVKKLQANGRKVAMVGDGINDAPALATADIGMAIGTGTDVAMEAADITLMRGDLNSIADAIEMSRRTMGNIKQNLFWALGYNVIGIPIAAVGFLAPWLAGAAMAFSSVSVVLNALRLQRMKLQHKA, encoded by the coding sequence ATGGATAAGCCAGCAACAGAAAATACTGCAACTGGCTCAGCATTACCACCCGTAGAGGGAGCATCTGGTTTACTCACCACACTCCAAATTACAGGTATGACCTGTGCAGCGTGCTCTACCCGAATCGAGAAGGGGTTATCCCGCATGGAAGGGGTCAATCAGGCTAACGTTAATCTCGCAATAGAGCAGGCGACCGTTAGGTACGATCCCAAAGTCATTAATATCAATCAACTGCGAGATAAGGTTGAAGCGTTGGGTTATGGCACAGTTACGGAATCGGTAGATCTGGATATAACGGGCATGACCTGTGCGGCTTGTTCGGCTCGGATCGAGAAAGGGCTATCCCGCTTACCGGGTGTATCTCGTGCAAATGTAAATTTAGCGCTGGAGACAGGGCATGTCGAATTCACAGCAGGCGCTCTGAAAGCATCCGACATTACGGCTAAGATTAGACAGCTTGGTTATGGCGCAGAATTACAACAGACGGGAGAGGAAACTTCATCTGCCAGAGAGCGGGAATTGCAACGTAAGAAGTGGAAATGGATGATATCCGCAGCACTTTCGATTCCTTTGTTATGGGCGATGGTGGGTCACTTCTCCTTCACATCGTGGATTTGGGTGCCTGATCTGTTCATGAACCCATGGTTCCAATTGCTTCTCGCAACGCCAGTTCAGTTTGTGATTGGATGGCAGTTCTATGTGGGAGCCTACAAAGCATTGCGTAGTGGTAGCGCCAATATGGATGTGCTGGTCGCTTTGGGTACAAGTGCGGCATTTTTCTACAGTCTTTATCTAACGTTATCCAGTGGTTATCTACCTGCGACTACGATGGATCATGGTGCAATGGAAACAAGCACAGCCGTTATGCCGATGGTGGAGCTTTATTATGAGACGAGTGCAATTCTGATTACCTTAATATTACTCGGCAAATGGTTCGAGGCTGTAGCAAAAGGACGCTCATCCCAGGCGATCAAGAGCTTGATTGAATTGGCTCCGCGTGAAGCCCGCGTCATTCGAGATGGGCAGGAGGTCGTTATCCCTGCGAGTTATGTTGCTGTGGGTGATCTCGTTCTTGTGAAACCAGGGGACAGTATCCCGGTGGACGGCATCGTGGAGGAAGGACAGTCTTCTGTAGACGAATCGATGCTCAGTGGAGAGAGTTTACCTGTAGATAAAAAGCCTGGCGATGCTGTTACAGGGGCTACTTTGAACAAAAACGGCATGTTACGCCTAAGAGCGACCCGAGTGGGTGCAGATACCGCTCTCTCCCAAATTATCAAAGTCGTTGAGCAAGCGCAGGGCTCCAAAGCTCCAATTCAACGGATTGCAGATGTGATCTCAGGTATTTTTGTCCCGATTGTTGTGGGCATTGCCGCCGTTACCTTCCTTGTCTGGTACTTCTTCGCAAGTCCCGGTGACTTCGCTGGGTCATTGGAAAAAGCAATTGCTGTATTGGTTATCGCCTGTCCATGTGCCTTAGGTTTGGCTACGCCAACCTCGGTTATGGCTGGATCGGGGCGAGCTGCTGAATATGGCATTTTGTTCAAAGGCGGCGAGCATCTAGAATCGGCCCAGCAGATTCAGACTGTTGTGCTGGACAAAACAGGTACGGTAACTCAGGGCAAACCTGTGCTTACAGACGTTGTAACAGCTTCAGACTGGACAGAAACGGAGCTGTTAGAACGGGTTGGCGCAGCAGAGCAGAATTCGGAGCACCCACTTGCTGAAGCTATCGTGGAAGGGATTCAAGGTAAAGGCATCGCTCTAAGCCAATCCGATCAATTCGAGAACATACCTGGCTACGGTGTTCGAGCTCGTGTTCAGGGACAAGAGATTCTGGTTGGAACCCGGCGTTTGCTTGCTGATGCCAAGGTTAATGTTCCAGATGGTACGGTGGCTCAGATGAACCAACTGGAGGAACAAGGGCGTACAGCGATGTTGGTTGCGATTGATGGTGTGTGGGCAGGGATTGTTGCTGTTGCAGATACCATTAAAGAAACGTCACGCGAAGCAGTAGCCCGTCTACAAACGATGGGAATCGACGTTATTATGATTACCGGTGACAATGAGCGAACAGCACGCGCTGTGGCAGAACAAGCGGGAATCCGTAACGTTCTAGCAGAAGTGCTCCCAGAGGGCAAAGCTGCGGAAGTGAAGAAGCTGCAGGCTAATGGTCGTAAGGTGGCTATGGTTGGAGATGGAATTAACGATGCGCCAGCTCTGGCGACAGCCGATATTGGGATGGCCATTGGGACAGGGACGGATGTAGCGATGGAAGCGGCGGATATTACGTTGATGCGTGGGGATTTGAATAGCATTGCTGACGCAATCGAGATGAGCCGGCGAACAATGGGTAACATCAAGCAAAATCTGTTCTGGGCACTTGGATATAATGTGATCGGTATTCCAATTGCTGCTGTTGGCTTTCTTGCTCCATGGTTAGCTGGTGCTGCGATGGCGTTCAGCTCGGTGTCTGTTGTGTTAAACGCCTTACGTTTGCAACGAATGAAGCTGCAACATAAAGCATGA
- a CDS encoding ABC transporter permease: MHSYFKSVWPPLVAVILFIAIWQGAVSLFHIEKWMLPAPSDIAREAASQADRLGMHAWATIQLTLIGFAAGTLVGLLIAMVLHLIPFLKSALYPLLILSQNIPTIALAPLLLIWFGFGLLPKLITIILVCFFPVAVAAMDGLTRTDAMMMNYMRMAGAKRGQLFWKLELPHALPSVFSGIKIAATYSVMGAIIAEWIGADKGIGYYMMLQKSAYRTDRLFVAIMIIVALSLLLFLLIALLEKLLVRWRPQKR, translated from the coding sequence ATGCACTCCTATTTCAAAAGCGTATGGCCGCCCCTTGTGGCGGTTATTCTCTTTATTGCGATATGGCAAGGAGCGGTCTCGCTATTTCACATTGAAAAATGGATGCTGCCTGCCCCTTCGGACATCGCTCGTGAAGCAGCTTCACAGGCGGATCGGCTTGGTATGCATGCATGGGCGACGATCCAGTTAACACTCATCGGATTCGCCGCAGGAACGTTGGTGGGACTGCTGATTGCCATGGTGCTTCACTTGATCCCATTTCTAAAGTCCGCGCTCTATCCGTTGCTTATCCTAAGCCAGAACATCCCGACCATCGCGCTAGCACCGCTTTTGCTGATCTGGTTCGGATTCGGATTACTGCCCAAATTAATTACCATCATTCTGGTCTGCTTCTTCCCTGTTGCCGTAGCCGCCATGGATGGATTAACCCGTACAGATGCCATGATGATGAACTATATGCGTATGGCTGGCGCCAAACGTGGACAGCTGTTCTGGAAACTGGAGCTTCCGCACGCGCTGCCCTCAGTCTTCTCTGGAATCAAAATAGCCGCTACATATAGTGTGATGGGTGCCATTATTGCAGAATGGATCGGAGCAGATAAGGGCATCGGATACTATATGATGTTACAGAAGTCTGCATATCGAACAGATCGACTATTTGTAGCCATCATGATTATTGTGGCGCTCAGTCTACTGCTCTTCCTGCTGATCGCGCTACTAGAGAAGCTGCTCGTGCGCTGGCGACCACAAAAACGTTAA
- a CDS encoding TatD family hydrolase, with translation MNTRAIAPLIDAHIHLDQYTTTQQQSILQSLSSQQVEALIAVSMNMDSCQANLELAKHNPRTVFPAFGYHPEQPLPSAGDLHLLLGWIKQHIGQAVAIGEVGLPYYSRQEAEQAGKTWDQSGYIELLEQFIQLAKQYNKPLVLHAVYEDADIACNLLEKYQFRRAHFHWFKGSRQTIARMADNGYFVSFTPDIMYEEEIRELARQYPSEQVMAETDGPWPFEGPLQGQMTHPAMTKQVIQSWCEVMGMSLERAARLFYQNAKRFYGLPLSSQ, from the coding sequence ATGAATACTCGTGCTATAGCACCGTTAATTGATGCCCATATCCACTTGGATCAATATACAACAACGCAACAACAGTCTATACTGCAATCTCTCTCCTCCCAGCAAGTTGAAGCCCTCATTGCGGTCTCCATGAATATGGATTCCTGCCAGGCCAATCTGGAACTTGCCAAGCATAACCCACGTACGGTATTTCCTGCCTTTGGCTACCACCCAGAGCAACCGCTCCCTTCTGCAGGCGATCTCCATCTGCTCCTTGGCTGGATCAAGCAGCATATAGGACAAGCCGTAGCCATTGGAGAGGTGGGCTTACCCTATTACAGCAGACAAGAAGCGGAACAAGCAGGGAAAACATGGGATCAGAGCGGTTATATTGAATTGCTGGAACAGTTCATTCAGCTCGCGAAGCAGTACAACAAACCTCTCGTGCTTCATGCCGTCTATGAAGATGCTGATATCGCCTGTAATCTGCTTGAAAAGTATCAGTTCCGTCGTGCCCATTTCCACTGGTTCAAAGGCTCACGCCAAACGATTGCACGGATGGCAGACAACGGTTATTTCGTCTCCTTCACCCCTGATATTATGTATGAGGAAGAGATCCGTGAACTAGCAAGACAGTATCCATCGGAGCAGGTCATGGCTGAGACCGATGGCCCTTGGCCTTTCGAAGGTCCTTTGCAAGGGCAGATGACTCATCCCGCGATGACAAAGCAAGTCATTCAGAGTTGGTGCGAGGTCATGGGCATGAGCCTCGAACGCGCTGCACGTCTTTTCTACCAGAATGCCAAACGGTTCTACGGTTTGCCACTATCATCACAATAA
- a CDS encoding copper ion binding protein produces the protein MSNVTLNVSGMSCNHCVKAVEEAVKNAGASGQVDLQAGTVAVEYDEQKVNVDQIKAAIEDQGYDVA, from the coding sequence ATGTCTAATGTTACATTGAACGTATCAGGAATGTCCTGCAATCACTGCGTGAAGGCTGTTGAAGAAGCTGTGAAGAATGCTGGTGCAAGTGGTCAGGTCGATCTGCAAGCTGGAACGGTAGCAGTAGAGTATGATGAGCAGAAGGTTAACGTGGATCAGATCAAGGCAGCAATTGAAGACCAAGGATACGATGTAGCTTAA
- the nfsA gene encoding oxygen-insensitive NADPH nitroreductase yields the protein MNETIELMMKHRSVRKFKADPVSEEQLATIIAAGQMASSSSSVQAYSVIAVTDSDIKSKLAELAGNQAYVNECPVFLVWCADLFRLKDAAKQHTPDKESYADSTENFMVATIDVALASQNAALAAESLGYGIVYIGGIRTRIEEVSELLGLPEGVYPVYGMCIGVADQETGIRPRLPLEAVLHQNEYNAEQTLEGMAQYDETTIAYMNERTQGANKTPWSVSMAKRLTEPVRLQMKPFLEGKGFMKR from the coding sequence ATGAATGAAACGATTGAATTAATGATGAAGCACCGCTCTGTACGGAAATTCAAGGCAGATCCCGTAAGTGAGGAACAGTTGGCAACGATCATTGCAGCTGGACAGATGGCTTCTTCCTCCAGCAGTGTGCAGGCGTATAGCGTAATTGCGGTAACGGATTCGGACATAAAATCGAAGCTTGCTGAGCTGGCAGGAAACCAGGCTTACGTGAACGAATGTCCTGTTTTCCTGGTATGGTGCGCAGACCTCTTCCGACTGAAGGATGCGGCGAAGCAGCATACGCCAGACAAGGAAAGCTATGCGGATTCGACAGAAAACTTTATGGTCGCTACCATTGATGTGGCGCTAGCATCACAGAACGCAGCCCTTGCAGCCGAATCACTCGGCTATGGCATTGTCTATATCGGTGGAATTCGCACACGGATTGAGGAAGTTTCTGAGCTGCTAGGACTACCCGAAGGCGTATATCCGGTCTATGGCATGTGTATTGGTGTTGCCGATCAGGAGACAGGCATTCGTCCGCGCTTACCACTAGAGGCTGTTCTTCATCAGAATGAGTATAATGCCGAGCAGACACTTGAAGGCATGGCGCAGTATGATGAGACCACGATAGCCTACATGAATGAACGGACGCAGGGCGCAAACAAGACACCTTGGTCTGTATCGATGGCCAAACGTCTCACAGAGCCAGTGCGCTTGCAGATGAAGCCTTTCTTGGAGGGCAAAGGGTTCATGAAGCGTTAA
- a CDS encoding MTH1187 family thiamine-binding protein — protein sequence MASTLLSIQVIPKTPNGEDSYPYVDRAIEVIQQSGVKYQVNPLETTMEGELEELLDVVRKMHEALVDAGSPSIISQIKIAHSGGAGFSMDKLTEKYR from the coding sequence ATGGCAAGCACGTTACTCAGTATTCAAGTCATCCCGAAGACGCCAAATGGTGAGGATTCATATCCGTATGTGGATCGCGCTATTGAAGTCATTCAACAATCGGGTGTGAAATATCAGGTCAATCCTCTAGAAACAACGATGGAAGGTGAGCTGGAGGAGCTGCTAGACGTCGTTCGCAAAATGCATGAAGCACTTGTGGACGCCGGTAGCCCTAGCATCATCTCCCAGATCAAAATCGCCCATAGCGGCGGTGCCGGCTTCAGCATGGATAAACTTACGGAGAAATATCGCTGA
- a CDS encoding ABC transporter ATP-binding protein, translating into MRDERNKHDYLSDNPTNKHVTNENITTQTTLQPPDSTSVTKGTTQVSPALEVTQVHASYRERRKTLSVLDNLSLTVGQGEFVAIVGPSGCGKSTLFHIIGGLLKPQAGRILMQGHDVTGQRGKISYMPQQPALLPWRTIEDNVVLAGEVSKTAPPLTEAIAEARKWLASVGLAGFERAYPHMLSGGMQQRVAFLRALLSPQELMLLDEPFSALDALTRSDMQRWLLEIWEQNRRSVLFITHNIEEALLLADRVYVLSNRPATVLQEVIVPFDRPRRESVTEDSAFLERKRQISQWMREEQHKARLSI; encoded by the coding sequence ATGAGAGACGAACGGAACAAACACGATTACCTTTCCGATAACCCAACGAATAAACACGTAACCAATGAAAATATAACGACACAGACAACCCTGCAACCGCCCGATTCTACATCAGTAACAAAAGGGACTACTCAAGTCTCTCCAGCACTTGAGGTTACGCAGGTTCATGCTTCATATCGCGAGCGGCGCAAAACATTATCTGTATTGGATAATCTGTCCCTAACGGTGGGACAAGGCGAATTTGTAGCCATTGTTGGCCCATCCGGCTGTGGCAAAAGCACCCTTTTTCATATCATCGGCGGTTTGCTCAAGCCGCAGGCTGGACGAATTCTCATGCAAGGGCATGACGTTACCGGACAACGTGGCAAAATCAGTTACATGCCGCAACAACCCGCTCTCCTGCCTTGGCGAACCATTGAAGATAATGTGGTGTTAGCAGGCGAAGTATCGAAGACAGCTCCACCCCTAACAGAAGCGATTGCTGAAGCACGCAAATGGTTGGCGAGTGTTGGTCTAGCTGGCTTCGAGCGTGCTTATCCACATATGCTCTCAGGAGGGATGCAGCAGCGTGTTGCTTTCCTACGTGCGTTACTCAGTCCACAAGAGCTTATGCTGCTTGATGAGCCTTTCAGTGCGCTTGATGCCTTGACCCGCAGTGATATGCAGCGCTGGCTGCTGGAGATCTGGGAACAGAACCGCCGCTCAGTGTTATTCATTACACACAACATTGAGGAAGCTCTTCTGCTAGCGGATCGGGTGTATGTTCTATCCAATCGCCCAGCAACCGTGCTGCAAGAGGTTATTGTTCCATTTGATCGTCCACGACGTGAATCGGTGACGGAGGATTCTGCCTTTCTTGAACGCAAACGCCAAATTTCACAGTGGATGAGAGAAGAACAGCACAAAGCCCGCCTATCTATATAG
- a CDS encoding VOC family protein codes for MSFQKRIDHIGIAVRDLETTLCFYTEIVGLELKDRVTHTNGVIQLAFLGFNGSDETEIELIQGYSDKLPSEGTVHHFAIHVEDLDAEYQRIQATDAEFIDGEIITLPNGYRYFFIYGPEKEWIEFFQR; via the coding sequence ATGAGCTTTCAAAAACGTATCGACCACATCGGTATCGCTGTCCGTGATCTAGAGACGACGCTTTGCTTCTATACCGAGATCGTTGGGCTTGAGCTGAAAGACCGCGTTACCCATACCAATGGTGTGATCCAACTTGCTTTCCTCGGATTCAATGGCAGTGATGAAACTGAAATTGAACTGATTCAGGGATATAGCGACAAACTTCCCTCCGAAGGAACTGTGCATCATTTTGCGATTCACGTGGAGGATCTTGATGCTGAATATCAGCGTATACAAGCGACGGACGCCGAATTTATCGATGGGGAGATTATCACATTACCGAACGGTTATCGTTACTTCTTCATCTATGGCCCAGAGAAGGAATGGATTGAATTCTTTCAGCGTTAA
- a CDS encoding TetR family transcriptional regulator, protein MTEPELDIKTRILLAAKKLFAGQGYDGTSVRQICDEAGANVSLVSYHFGGKEKVFEALFEHFFPGQMLNELAAESMSPVEGVRRIVGQVVKFTMTDTEMSDIVQLEITLRTHRTPTVFRFLDPIWTKVRDLLQEGKDQGIFRIESVSYATLQVMGATLAHKRAKNSRFLADYQGITTEELAEQTIEFVLRGLGVTNHE, encoded by the coding sequence ATGACGGAACCGGAATTGGACATTAAAACGAGGATATTGCTTGCAGCCAAGAAGCTTTTTGCCGGTCAGGGGTATGATGGGACAAGTGTTCGTCAAATCTGTGATGAAGCGGGAGCGAATGTGTCCCTGGTCTCTTATCACTTTGGCGGCAAGGAGAAGGTGTTTGAGGCATTATTTGAACACTTTTTCCCTGGTCAGATGCTGAATGAGCTGGCTGCAGAATCCATGTCCCCCGTGGAAGGTGTCCGCCGAATTGTTGGTCAAGTTGTGAAGTTTACGATGACAGATACCGAGATGAGCGACATTGTGCAGCTTGAAATCACGCTGAGGACACATCGCACGCCGACGGTCTTTCGTTTCCTGGATCCGATCTGGACGAAGGTAAGAGATCTACTGCAAGAAGGTAAAGATCAGGGTATTTTTCGTATTGAATCCGTGTCATATGCCACATTACAGGTGATGGGTGCAACTTTGGCGCATAAACGAGCCAAAAATTCACGTTTTCTGGCCGATTATCAGGGAATAACTACAGAGGAACTTGCTGAGCAAACGATTGAATTTGTACTTCGAGGATTAGGAGTGACTAACCATGAATGA
- a CDS encoding YhgE/Pip domain-containing protein codes for MVQALRVLFKKPPVIVGIVTALMFQVIFSIIWMTAYSGVNDRTNELTVAIVNEDGELSQGIADRLAETLPFHTVSNLSSEEAMDQLNHHQVHMVLGIPAGFNELLQTAGSTAEIKYTINEANPVTIKSMMQGVSQSVTNTINKQATAQGVQTVLTATGTPADQAANVATNLTSRVEGVTTSINPVNGMNNQMVPMMMVLASYVGAMIMGMNLQTAMGMLSATFSRWTLFGARIVINVGSALVVSLLGSSLIVALGGQIEQGFVAFWLFQALFLCTFMFFSQFFLICFGPAGSLFNVISLSLQLVSSGAMVPRELLNGFYSGVGQFLPATYAVQGILSAQLGGPGIQSAAGSIVLILAIVVALSLLVTFVKKQRVPAGAPSPAPSNA; via the coding sequence ATGGTACAGGCTTTACGCGTTTTGTTTAAAAAACCACCAGTGATTGTTGGAATCGTGACGGCACTTATGTTCCAAGTGATTTTTAGCATCATCTGGATGACTGCATATTCAGGAGTTAATGATCGCACGAACGAGCTTACCGTTGCGATTGTGAACGAGGATGGAGAACTATCTCAAGGAATTGCCGATCGATTGGCAGAGACGTTACCGTTTCATACCGTATCTAATCTAAGTTCGGAAGAAGCAATGGATCAGCTTAATCACCACCAAGTTCATATGGTACTCGGCATTCCGGCTGGCTTTAATGAATTGCTTCAAACGGCTGGATCAACAGCCGAGATTAAGTACACAATTAATGAAGCTAATCCAGTGACGATCAAAAGCATGATGCAAGGTGTATCACAGTCCGTAACCAACACAATTAACAAGCAGGCTACTGCTCAAGGTGTGCAAACTGTGTTAACCGCAACAGGGACACCAGCAGATCAAGCTGCTAATGTGGCGACTAACCTGACTTCCCGTGTGGAAGGCGTAACAACGTCCATCAACCCGGTGAACGGAATGAATAATCAGATGGTACCGATGATGATGGTGCTGGCATCTTATGTTGGAGCTATGATCATGGGGATGAATCTGCAAACGGCTATGGGGATGTTGTCCGCAACGTTCTCTCGCTGGACGCTATTCGGTGCAAGAATTGTCATTAACGTAGGTTCAGCCTTGGTTGTATCCTTACTCGGATCTTCACTTATCGTTGCGCTTGGCGGACAGATTGAACAAGGATTTGTTGCATTCTGGTTATTCCAAGCCTTGTTCCTCTGCACGTTCATGTTCTTCTCGCAGTTCTTCTTGATTTGCTTCGGACCTGCAGGAAGCTTGTTCAATGTTATCTCGCTATCCTTGCAGCTTGTATCTTCCGGAGCGATGGTACCACGTGAATTGCTGAATGGATTCTATAGTGGTGTGGGTCAATTTTTACCAGCTACTTATGCGGTTCAAGGTATCTTGAGTGCTCAACTGGGTGGCCCAGGAATTCAGTCTGCTGCAGGTTCAATCGTTCTTATTCTGGCGATTGTCGTTGCACTCTCGCTGCTGGTTACCTTTGTGAAGAAACAGCGTGTACCCGCAGGTGCACCAAGCCCAGCACCATCTAACGCTTAA